TGTAATTGTCAGGATAAATGGCACGGGTAGTGATGGCGGTGGGCAATTGCTAGATCTCGATTTTCTTCGTAGTAGTCCCGGGAGAAGATAAGACGAGCAGcaaatttttgatattggcCAGAGTGTGACGCAAGTCTACTACTGGCAAAGATGCAGAATTGACCAGTTGCTCAATGTCCTTGTGGAATAGATATACTCCATATTCAAATCTGTAGAATATAGATCCCTTGGTCCATAGTGGAAAAGACCGGGAGCCTTGAATGGCACTGATAGGGTCGACCACAAAAGACTGGCTGCCATATGCCTGTACAGGATACCGCAGTGGTACTCCTATATAGCACGACAAGAGGTAGACGAGTTGAGTGACTAGTCCATAGGCAGCAGCTAtttcgtcttcgtcataGAGACGAGTCGcaattgcagcagcagtggcatcAGGAAGGTCGAGTCCGCAAATAGTAAACGAGAATTCGCCTCGTTTGTCGTTATTAGAACTCGAGCCTCTTCGCCGTTCTATAGGGAATATTTCTTGTAAACAGGTCGATATCCTAGCTAACTCGACAGTAGCCAGTTGTACTTGACTGTGGATTTCCTGTTTTTGTATTGTTAATGTAGCAGTCTCGTTAGTCAAGAACATCTTGGCTTCTTTCTGAAGTCCCATTTCCTGGCTCAGTTTCAGTTTTCGGGCTTGAATGCTCTTTTTCTGGTCATTTATTTGTTGAAGAATGGTTTTTGTAGCCTGAGTTTCTCGGTCGATTCTGTTTTTAATGCGGGAATGTTTTTGTTCTAGTTCAGACCGCCGTTTCGAAAGAATCAGTAAGTTCGAGTCGTAGGGCCGTAGCTTTTCGGTGATTGCTTCAGAAACAGACGTTATTGTCGCTTGAGCGTCTGCTATACATTCTTCGAGGTTATTAAGTTTCATGATCGAGTCGAATGTCAGAGATGGGACTGCATAGCCGTTGGTATGATTATGACCCAAATGAGTTCTACTAGAGGTACTTTTAGCCGAGTCATGGCGTGTTCTAAAGTTGACTTGTCTACTGAGAATCTGTGCTTTAGGAAGAACATAGCATCCATCTGTCAGGTATACTACAACTGAATTGAGTGGGAATGCCATTGTTATAGTGTCCATGGACTTTCCTATAAAATTTAGCTTGGCGAGGTCGACAACCTCcgtaaatatatttttccatttcttgGTCCCCGacccagatccagatccatTGATACTTCCATTAGTATCTGACTGATCAGAGGTATCAATTCTACCCCACACAGAAATGACAAAAGTAGTCAAGCTACGAATCCCAAGAGTAGAAGAATGCAAAGAGTTTGACGAGCTTGACGAGGTCGACGAGCCCGACAATTGTAAATTGGAAGGCAAGTCAATCTCGGTGAATTCAGGGTTCATCGACCCAGTCACCATCTCACTGATATAGATGGGTTTAGTCCTTCCTGGGACATATAATGCAAACATAGTGTCCAGCAGCCGTTCTGAGTTCAAGTCATGGAGTGCCTGTTGAACCTCAGGATTGAACATGATCTGATTCGGCGCTCTTATCGTCCGCCGACGTCGTGATTTTGTCGGGCTCTCCAGTACAGATTCGTCATCCGCATCTCGACCTAGATCAACACCTGATATTTCCGAACCCCCTGTTTGAGTCTGATGAGTTTGGGATGTCGAAGTTGGCTGGGTTGCCCCTATTGACGAGTTGAACCCTTCGTCTGTCGAAGAAACAGATCCATGACGGATTATATCTGATATACTGCTCTTCCTCACCTGTTTCGTATCCCAAGTGATATTTCTCAGCGCAACACCAACCACATGGCGTAACCGTCTCATGTATGGCTCCAGCACCGGTGTACCGACGTCTTTTGGCAACTGAGGAATTGCCATAGCCACGGCAATATCCTCGCCATCAGACTCTTCCGAGGCCACAGACGGCGTATACATTCTACGTTCCTACCGACAGCCTCTCACACAGGCTGGACTCGGAACCGCTATTCTACTCCCCAAAAAGGCTCCTGTCGCTAGTTCTCCACTCTGGCCCCCTGTAAGTGAGTTCCGTTCTTGTATCGTATCTACTCCGCGCCTGATAAACCTTGGCCTCGATAGCGCATGCTATCTCATTAGAGGGAGGTCACGGGTCACGTGatatttcaggggtagttTCCAGGGGGttggggtgtgcctccggcggctggggctccgccccagaccctggttgctcctgcttcgcaggagattctgGGGGGTTCGCCGGGGAAACGAatcgagcgcagcgagaggtgcagccagggtctggggcggagccccagccgccggaggtagACCTTAGCTGCCAATAGTCCAAGAGTTCCCAGAGTGCTTTCGAGTTGTTGGAGTTCTAAGCTTCAAGAgccaataataacaatctCGCAAAAACTGCTGGCCATATCAGAACTTTATCTTTCCACATTCTCACAACCCAAAAGGACAACCCAATCatttgaacaagaagagGTTGAAAAGTTGGCCAGCCGACAATCATCTCCTCCTGTAGCGTTGATCATCCAACAGTGGTAAACAGCCTGTACCTGATTTCCAGGGAATGATATCCGTGTGCTCTAGAATAACTTGAGGACATGAAAAATTTGGGCTAATATCGACTCTGGGCCCATTGAATGGTGGAGTTACTCTACGGAATTACCAGGACTTTTTAAGTTCGAGAAGCATTCCATGATGGGAAATATACAGTCAGTGAGTGGAGGTACTCCAGACCAGTAGTTTCCCAAAATGTCTATACACCAAATGTATAAAAAGTTTGGTTGCCAAAGAGTTTAAAACTATATTCAGAAACGGAAGCCATACCCTTTGCGAGAGTTAAAAAATACCATGgccaccagaagaagatgagaTTACCTGCAGATAGAGAGAAGTTAGAGAGGGAAAATCAGACCCAAGAGACAGACAGAACAGATATCATTGAAGCTACATTTTTTCGTAATTGgctgttttgttttcctGAGTGAACAATTGAAGGAGGAATTAGGTTAAAACCAAGTCAGTAACTTAATAGACAAACTCAAACCGAATGTCGTAACCTACCCGGCATTTGAAACCACAGGGACGAGGATCAGGAGCGGAGTTGTAGCGGCAGTGCTGCCCACCATTTCAGGTTAGTTCGATCCACGACAACCCATGCACCTCAAACCAAGCTGCGATGCGATACGATAGTCCGATGGTGCCAATCAATCCTGGCAATCAATCGGACAAACTCGTTCTCTTTCGACGAACCTCATCCATCAAtcaccccaccaccactgctCATAGAACCGTAGAATTCCTCATCTCCCTACGATCCCagccgctcgcgaagcgagcacaacggggtctggggcagcgccccagccgccggaggcagaacccacCCCAcccaaaccaccaccaaccacaATCGAgaggaaaaaaagagagagagagagatcAGATCGCAGGATCGTGATCGGCCGACATGCGTGCTGCGTGGAACACAAAAGCATTCCTTGCAGCGAGGGCAGGGGCAGCTAGCCCGGCTGGGGCACTGATTGACCGCCATATCGAATATTATCTGCACCACCGCAGAAGACAGACAGGCGCATTGCAGCAGTTAAAGAAGGGTAATCATTATAGTAAtgatatacatatataatATGCTGGGATCCCGAGGAATGAAAAAAGATCCGAAAACCAACTTTCAACCAGCTCGATTTGAACGGTGTACAGCGCGATTCCGCACCCTGGCCGTCTAAAAGTTCCGTATATCCCGTGAGCCAAGACTTTTTGGCTGGTACATTCGTTtatttctgaaatattAACAGCACACTCGACCGGATTCAGGGTTCTGTGTTAGTATTTCTCGGTGGGGCATCATCAGATcagcgacagcagcagcagcaaccgaCCGACGACGACTACTGACATCCAACCAACCTCGAGGATATAATTTAATGGAAAACGTGTGCAGACCAGGACCTCGACTCACCAAAATGGAGGTGTGAACCACCACACAAACCACCGACGACgacaaccaccaccacaaaCCAAAAGTGACActacttcaccaccacAGGATCCATCTACCTCACCTTTAAAACACAACCGACGCTCGCTACACCTGCCAAAACGGCCCAGCATCCTCTGAACATGAACGTCATGGTAAGTTTGGGTTTGTAGCCGGGGgccactgcctccggcggctggggctccgccccagaccctggttgctcctgcttcgcaggagttgactgggaccgtcgacgcaacgactcgagcgcagcgagaggagcaaccagggtctggggcggagccccagccgccggaggcacacccaccaCCCAGAGTCAGAAAACTAACCCCGGAACAGCTGTGCTTGGGCCACTTTTGCGAGATGCACGGCCCGACGTCGATTATGTGCACCCAGGCGCTGTCGAGCGGGCATGCGCGGGCAGAGATCAAGTACCACAATGTGTCGCGGACCCAGGCCGTCCAGCCGTCGACGTGCAAATCGTGCGAGTTTCTGGTCCCGCTGGCGTCGGCGTCATCCCAGGTATCGACTCCGGGCGGGTCCACCAGATCAGATCTTAGCGGCATTGATCCCACTCCTCACGCTCCTCCTGCCAGTGCAATTTCAGACAGTACAGCCAGTGGGACGAACAGTTCGACGACTCGTCCAGCGTGTGTGAAAACGGAAATCAAGCCGCGAACCGCCAGTTTCGGCGGTCTGGTTTGTGTATCGTCGCATTACCCAGCATCCCAAGCAAGATATACCGCCATTCGTCAGACATGTCTGCGAATGTTATCATCCGAACACACTTTTAATGACAGCACGCCCATGCTGTTTTCCGACCCGTCAATTGGCAGTGCCATTATTCTTGTGTTCATGGTCCAGGACGAGCAATCGCGAGGTCTCGTTCGACGGTACGGCATCACTTGTGTCAGTGAAGACGAGACCCTACTGGTCGAAGCATGGAACATTGTAGCTCCCCAGATCGAAAACATATCAAAATCCATCCAAAAGCGAGCAGCTCTGCAATCGCAAAAACATGTCGTGTCAGCATCCTACTCAGGTGGACCCGAACGGTACCTCCGCAAACGCGACACCAACCAACCGGCCCGCAGCCTATGCACCATCGTCAACGACGACGAGCTCTTCCTCGAGATCCACGCCAAATTCTCCCGCATCCTCTCCGAACTCCAATCCACGATTTGACCCCTACAAACGTTCTCatggggtgctgcctccggcggctggggctccgccccagaccctggttgctcctctcgcttcgctcgagtcgttgcgtcgacgaACCctgccaactcctgcgaagcaggagccacggggtctggggcagagccccagccgccggaggcacactgAACCCCccaaaaaactcctgcgaagcaggagccacggggtctggggcggagccccagccgccggaggcagcaccccacAAAAGACAAAACCAGagaataatttattattagttTAGAGCTTGGCGTGAGTACGGGCTTGCTTGAGAACACCCTCGACCGAGGCGGCCTTCATGACATTGCCCTTGACCTTGAGTTTGCCGGACATGAACAGCTTTTGGGCGTTGGCCTTGCCGTCGACGAGCTGACCGAAGTGCTCATCAGACAGAATGAGTCCGATGTCGGGTTTGGTGGTTCCGGCACCCTTGGTCACGGTACCCTTGTCCTTGAGGTCGAGGGTCCAGGTCTCGGTCTTGCCCTCCTTGTTCTTGAGGGTGAAGGCAATGACGGCGTTGGTCTGCTTGATGAACTTGGGAGCCAGGTCGGGCTTCTCCTTGATGGTGTCGTTAATGACGTCGAAGACGACGGAAGAGGGGAAAGAGCCTGCCGTGCTGTTAGTATTGCGTATTTTCACATCAATTCCATTATAGATGTATCACAGAGTTGAAAGGGTGTAGAGTAGTACTGGAGGAGCAATGAATACCTCAGC
This is a stretch of genomic DNA from Sugiyamaella lignohabitans strain CBS 10342 chromosome C, complete sequence. It encodes these proteins:
- a CDS encoding UV radiation resistance-associated gene protein, whose product is MYTPSVASEESDGEDIAVAMAIPQLPKDVGTPVLEPYMRRLRHVVGVALRNITWDTKQVRKSSISDIIRHGSVSSTDEGFNSSIGATQPTSTSQTHQTQTGGSEISGVDLGRDADDESVLESPTKSRRRRTIRAPNQIMFNPEVQQALHDLNSERLLDTMFALYVPGRTKPIYISEMVTGSMNPEFTEIDLPSNLQLSGSSTSSSSSNSLHSSTLGIRSLTTFVISVWGRIDTSDQSDTNGSINGSGSGSGTKKWKNIFTEVVDLAKLNFIGKSMDTITMAFPLNSVVVYLTDGCYVLPKAQILSRQVNFRTRHDSAKSTSSRTHLGHNHTNGYAVPSLTFDSIMKLNNLEECIADAQATITSVSEAITEKLRPYDSNLLILSKRRSELEQKHSRIKNRIDRETQATKTILQQINDQKKSIQARKLKLSQEMGLQKEAKMFLTNETATLTIQKQEIHSQVQLATVELARISTCLQEIFPIERRRGSSSNNDKRGEFSFTICGLDLPDATAAAIATRLYDEDEIAAAYGLVTQLVYLLSCYIGVPLRYPVQAYGSQSFVVDPISAIQGSRSFPLWTKGSIFYRFEYGVYLFHKDIEQLVNSASLPVVDLRHTLANIKNLLLVLSSPGTTTKKIEI